A stretch of Carassius auratus strain Wakin unplaced genomic scaffold, ASM336829v1 scaf_tig00027233, whole genome shotgun sequence DNA encodes these proteins:
- the LOC113079159 gene encoding sodium/potassium-transporting ATPase subunit beta-1-interacting protein 3-like isoform X1, translated as MGCCSGRSVLMFFCALQLITAVERQVFDFLGYQWAPILINFLHVIVVILGLFGTVQYKPRYVVLYIVWIVFWVTWNVFICCLYLDLGGLSKDSDYLSLGLSSHRSWWKDNGPGCESRNLPTTRWQHLESPARVSELGCVLEYQYIEVMHSFLQLFISALGFVFACYVVNIFSEEEDTYLYK; from the exons ATCACTGCTGTGGAGAGACAGGTGTTTGACTTTCTAGGTTACCAGTGGGCGCCCATCCTTATCAACTTCCTGCACGTCATTGTGGTGATATTGGGCTTGTTTGGGACAGTCCAGTATAAGCCCCGCTATGTCGTTTTG TATATAGTCTGGATTGTATTTTGGGTGACTTGGAATGTCTTCATCTGTTGCCTTTATCTGGATCTTGGAGGGCTTTCAAAG GACAGTGATTATCTGTCACTGGGACTTTCGTCTCATCGCTCATGGTGGAAGGACAACGGTCCAGGCTGTGAGAGCAGAAACCTcccaaccactagatggcagcatctGGAAAGTCCTGCTCGGGTCTCTGAGCTGGGCTGTGTATTAGAGTATCAGTACATCGAAGTTATGCACAGCTTCCTGCAACTGTTCATTTCT gCCCTGGGATTTGTATTTGCCTGCTATGTTGTCAACATCTTCAGTGAAGAGGAAGacacat ATTTGTATAAGTGA
- the LOC113079159 gene encoding sodium/potassium-transporting ATPase subunit beta-1-interacting protein 3-like isoform X2, translating into MGCCSGRSVLMFFCALQLITAVERQVFDFLGYQWAPILINFLHVIVVILGLFGTVQYKPRYVVLYIVWIVFWVTWNVFICCLYLDLGGLSKDSDYLSLGLSSHRSWWKDNGPGCESRNLPTTRWQHLESPARVSELGCVLEYQYIEVMHSFLQLFISALGFVFACYVVNIFSEEEDTCLFV; encoded by the exons ATCACTGCTGTGGAGAGACAGGTGTTTGACTTTCTAGGTTACCAGTGGGCGCCCATCCTTATCAACTTCCTGCACGTCATTGTGGTGATATTGGGCTTGTTTGGGACAGTCCAGTATAAGCCCCGCTATGTCGTTTTG TATATAGTCTGGATTGTATTTTGGGTGACTTGGAATGTCTTCATCTGTTGCCTTTATCTGGATCTTGGAGGGCTTTCAAAG GACAGTGATTATCTGTCACTGGGACTTTCGTCTCATCGCTCATGGTGGAAGGACAACGGTCCAGGCTGTGAGAGCAGAAACCTcccaaccactagatggcagcatctGGAAAGTCCTGCTCGGGTCTCTGAGCTGGGCTGTGTATTAGAGTATCAGTACATCGAAGTTATGCACAGCTTCCTGCAACTGTTCATTTCT gCCCTGGGATTTGTATTTGCCTGCTATGTTGTCAACATCTTCAGTGAAGAGGAAGacacatgttt ATTTGTATAA